In Paraburkholderia terrae, a genomic segment contains:
- the pqqC gene encoding pyrroloquinoline-quinone synthase PqqC gives MSFKGDIGPAWTREEFEAQLRAKGQAYHIHHPFNVKMNSGGCSREQIRGWVANRFYYQINIPLKDAAVLSNCPDRETRRRWVLRILDHDGYGEDEGGIETWARLGDAVGLSRDELWSLEHVVPGVRFAVDAYVNFARRAPWQEAVCSSLTEIFAPQIHKDRLSTWPEHYPWIKPEGLAYFRSRISLAQRDVEHGLAVTLDHFRTREQQERALDILQFKLDILWTMLDAIEKAFPA, from the coding sequence ATGAGTTTCAAAGGCGACATCGGCCCGGCATGGACCCGAGAAGAATTCGAAGCGCAGTTGCGCGCGAAGGGACAGGCGTATCACATCCATCACCCGTTCAACGTGAAGATGAACAGCGGCGGATGCTCGCGCGAGCAGATTCGCGGCTGGGTCGCGAACCGTTTCTATTACCAGATCAACATTCCGCTGAAGGATGCCGCCGTCCTGTCGAATTGCCCTGATCGCGAAACGCGCCGCCGCTGGGTGCTGCGCATTCTCGATCACGACGGCTATGGCGAGGATGAAGGCGGCATCGAAACGTGGGCGCGGCTGGGCGATGCCGTCGGTTTGTCGCGCGATGAATTGTGGTCTTTGGAACACGTTGTGCCTGGCGTGCGCTTCGCTGTCGACGCCTATGTGAACTTCGCGCGACGTGCGCCGTGGCAGGAAGCCGTATGCTCGTCGCTCACGGAGATCTTCGCGCCGCAGATCCACAAAGACCGGCTTTCGACGTGGCCCGAGCATTACCCGTGGATCAAGCCCGAAGGCCTGGCGTATTTCCGTTCGCGCATCTCGCTCGCGCAACGCGATGTCGAGCATGGCCTCGCTGTCACGCTCGACCATTTCCGCACGCGCGAGCAGCAGGAACGCGCGCTCGACATTCTGCAATTCAAGCTCGACATTCTCTGGACGATGCTCGACGCGATCGAAAAGGCGTTCCCGGCATGA
- a CDS encoding formylmethanofuran dehydrogenase, with translation MHESTSPVTHVNATSAADAPLPSVSTTHDWTCPFCPLLCDDIEAHLSGAQTLAAPDTQCARLAGALTRYDASDNVCSPGIDGCPVSLDIALDAAAAVLAQARRPLFGGCATDIAGARALYALAAGCGAILDSLHGDALSASTLALQDRGAFFTTLSEVRSRADLLVVFSCEPAARHPRFYERIASGTSMQREIRFVCCDTDPAASQASDARTASILADASPHDVLALWSAIAEGRKPESLNDATGIATALASLMARIAEAHYTAFVIEPAALPHPHAALLIEALHRIVKAINRTSRAGVLTLGGADGVLSVNQTITWLSGFPLRTRVSKPDRPPGTPPLDHDPYRYRTERLLAAGEADALLWTASFDPHPPPSTLDANTPLIVLGTPALGSALAQQTRSAKTIFIPVATPGIDSDGHLFRVDTSVVVPLHAARHVALPTVASIATHLADALATRAAQTRSPA, from the coding sequence ATGCACGAGTCCACGTCCCCCGTCACGCATGTCAACGCGACATCGGCCGCCGATGCGCCATTGCCATCCGTATCGACAACCCACGACTGGACCTGCCCGTTCTGCCCGCTGCTGTGCGACGACATCGAAGCCCATCTCTCCGGCGCTCAGACGCTCGCCGCGCCCGACACGCAATGCGCGCGGCTCGCCGGGGCATTGACCCGCTATGACGCCAGCGACAACGTCTGCTCGCCAGGCATCGACGGCTGCCCTGTCTCGCTCGATATCGCACTCGACGCAGCCGCCGCCGTGCTCGCGCAGGCGCGCCGGCCGCTCTTCGGCGGCTGTGCGACGGATATCGCCGGCGCGCGTGCGCTCTATGCGCTCGCTGCCGGCTGCGGCGCGATTCTCGATTCGCTGCATGGCGACGCGCTGAGCGCCTCGACGCTCGCGCTGCAGGATCGCGGCGCGTTCTTCACGACCTTGTCCGAAGTGCGCTCGCGCGCCGATCTGCTGGTGGTTTTCTCATGCGAACCTGCTGCCCGGCATCCGCGCTTTTACGAGCGCATTGCGAGCGGCACGTCGATGCAGCGCGAAATCCGCTTCGTCTGTTGCGACACCGATCCCGCCGCCAGTCAGGCCAGCGACGCGCGCACCGCTTCGATACTCGCCGACGCTTCGCCGCACGACGTGCTCGCGCTCTGGTCGGCGATTGCCGAAGGCCGCAAACCCGAATCACTCAATGACGCCACGGGCATCGCGACGGCGCTCGCTTCGTTGATGGCGCGCATCGCCGAAGCGCATTACACGGCGTTCGTGATCGAGCCGGCTGCGCTGCCTCACCCGCACGCAGCGCTGCTGATCGAAGCGCTGCACCGGATCGTCAAGGCGATCAACCGCACGAGCCGCGCGGGCGTGCTGACGCTCGGCGGCGCGGACGGCGTGCTAAGCGTCAACCAGACGATCACGTGGCTGTCGGGCTTTCCTTTGCGCACGCGCGTGTCGAAGCCCGACCGGCCACCGGGCACGCCGCCGCTCGACCACGATCCGTATCGCTATCGCACCGAACGTCTGCTCGCTGCGGGCGAAGCGGATGCGTTGCTGTGGACGGCGAGCTTCGACCCGCATCCGCCGCCGTCGACGCTAGACGCGAACACGCCTTTGATCGTGCTCGGCACGCCTGCGCTCGGCTCCGCGCTCGCGCAGCAAACGCGCAGCGCGAAGACGATTTTCATTCCCGTCGCGACGCCCGGCATCGACAGCGATGGCCACCTGTTTCGCGTCGATACGTCCGTCGTCGTGCCGCTGCATGCGGCGCGGCATGTTGCGCTGCCAACGGTTGCATCCATCGCGACGCATCTAGCCGACGCGCTCGCGACGCGCGCCGCGCAGACACGGAGCCCGGCATGA
- the pqqD gene encoding pyrroloquinoline quinone biosynthesis peptide chaperone PqqD — protein MNTQDNAQDTEKRGPKLNSLFRLQWEPAQDAHVLLYPEGMVKLNQSAAQILLRCDGTRDIPTLVAELEAAFNATGLTPEVEAFVDHARSRGWLE, from the coding sequence ATGAACACTCAAGACAACGCGCAAGACACGGAAAAACGCGGCCCGAAACTGAACAGCCTGTTTCGCCTGCAATGGGAACCGGCACAGGATGCGCATGTGCTGCTGTATCCCGAAGGCATGGTCAAGCTGAACCAGAGCGCCGCGCAAATCCTGTTGCGTTGCGACGGCACGCGCGACATCCCGACGCTCGTCGCGGAGCTGGAAGCGGCGTTCAATGCGACGGGACTGACGCCGGAAGTCGAAGCCTTCGTCGACCACGCGCGCTCGCGTGGCTGGCTGGAGTAA
- a CDS encoding histidine kinase has product MCVVVLTVIVGALCSTFDVSEIAYRWSRRAERYQLDELPVTLFVLAAGLAWFSWRRYRDSQKELQRRRAAEEEAARLLAENRRLASQGIEAQEAERRHLARELHDELGQYLNAIALDAARIRDLSTQNDEVHRASLAVMQSAGFVYRQIGGMIRKLRPIGLDELGLPSALEHCVEGWRERLPDASFKLTIEGDFDGFTDALNITLYRFVQEALTNVSKFARESNVEIYLVRAPASRERVEEIVVTVADDGPGVDLSKPRIGLGLIGMRERVEALGGEFHVASEPARGFLLCARVPAQLGLPEPSASIDPAEPKSS; this is encoded by the coding sequence ATGTGCGTCGTCGTGCTGACGGTGATCGTCGGCGCGCTGTGCTCGACCTTCGATGTCTCCGAGATCGCATACCGCTGGAGCCGCCGCGCCGAGCGCTATCAGCTCGACGAGTTGCCCGTCACGCTGTTCGTGCTCGCGGCGGGGCTGGCCTGGTTCTCGTGGCGGCGCTATCGGGATTCGCAGAAGGAATTGCAGCGCCGCCGCGCGGCGGAAGAGGAAGCCGCGCGGCTGCTCGCCGAAAACCGGCGGCTCGCGAGCCAGGGCATCGAAGCGCAGGAGGCCGAGCGCCGTCATCTCGCGCGCGAACTGCATGACGAACTGGGGCAATACCTGAACGCGATCGCACTCGATGCCGCGCGGATTCGCGACCTGTCGACGCAAAACGACGAGGTGCATCGCGCGTCGCTCGCCGTGATGCAAAGCGCGGGCTTCGTGTATCGGCAGATTGGCGGGATGATCCGCAAGCTGCGGCCCATCGGCCTCGACGAACTTGGCCTGCCGAGCGCGCTCGAACATTGCGTCGAAGGCTGGCGCGAACGGCTGCCCGATGCGTCGTTCAAGCTGACCATCGAAGGCGACTTCGACGGCTTCACCGATGCGCTCAACATCACGCTCTACCGGTTCGTGCAGGAAGCGCTGACGAACGTGTCGAAGTTCGCGCGCGAATCGAATGTTGAAATTTATCTGGTGAGAGCGCCTGCCAGCCGCGAGCGGGTTGAAGAGATCGTCGTCACGGTCGCTGACGACGGCCCCGGAGTCGACCTGTCGAAGCCACGCATCGGGCTAGGGTTGATCGGCATGCGTGAGCGCGTTGAAGCGCTGGGCGGCGAGTTTCATGTTGCGAGCGAGCCAGCGCGAGGCTTTCTGCTGTGCGCGCGCGTACCGGCTCAGCTCGGGCTGCCAGAGCCGAGCGCTTCCATCGATCCCGCCGAACCGAAAAGCTCGTGA
- a CDS encoding formylmethanofuran dehydrogenase subunit C has protein sequence MSTITLRVKAAPGFRVDGSPLLPSALSALSGAEIAHRMLPAGNEACVIGDLFDVAIDTNGDDARLVIEGDASWLDRLGAQLDAGRLRISGSAGDYAGLRMTGGALDIAGDAGHFAGCEMRGGTLVVAGNCGDFAAGALPGGMEGMTGGTLIVAGNAGARLGDRMRRGTLLIGGDAGDYAASRIVAGTIGIAGRVGAHYGYGLRRGTLLMLQRPERIPPTFTTGGRGFDVFWSLFARALKAECDAASAASTAIAQCLKPFAALDARTPPQRYAGDLAVDGRGELLIVAGE, from the coding sequence ATGAGCACGATCACGTTGCGCGTGAAAGCCGCACCGGGTTTTCGTGTGGATGGCTCGCCACTGTTGCCGTCCGCGTTGTCCGCGCTATCGGGCGCGGAGATTGCGCATCGGATGCTGCCTGCGGGCAACGAAGCTTGCGTAATCGGCGATCTGTTCGACGTAGCCATCGATACGAATGGCGACGATGCGCGTCTTGTGATCGAAGGCGACGCGAGCTGGCTGGACCGGCTTGGCGCGCAACTCGACGCAGGCCGCCTACGAATCAGCGGCAGCGCTGGCGATTACGCAGGCTTGCGCATGACGGGCGGCGCGCTCGACATAGCCGGCGACGCAGGCCATTTCGCAGGCTGCGAAATGCGCGGCGGAACGCTCGTCGTAGCGGGCAATTGCGGCGACTTCGCAGCAGGCGCACTGCCCGGCGGCATGGAAGGCATGACAGGCGGCACGCTAATCGTAGCGGGCAATGCAGGCGCACGCCTTGGCGACCGGATGCGGCGCGGCACGTTACTGATAGGCGGCGACGCGGGCGATTACGCGGCCTCGCGGATCGTTGCCGGGACGATCGGCATTGCGGGCCGCGTCGGCGCACACTATGGTTACGGCTTGCGGCGCGGCACGCTGTTGATGTTGCAACGGCCTGAACGCATCCCGCCCACGTTCACGACGGGGGGCCGCGGCTTCGACGTGTTCTGGTCACTGTTCGCGCGAGCGCTCAAGGCCGAATGCGATGCGGCGTCGGCCGCGAGCACCGCCATAGCGCAGTGCTTGAAGCCCTTCGCAGCACTCGACGCCCGCACGCCGCCGCAGCGCTACGCGGGCGATCTTGCAGTCGATGGACGCGGCGAACTGCTGATCGTCGCCGGCGAATGA
- a CDS encoding cytochrome b — translation MNATRSTDIARSGRERPERFPTALIVLHWLIAVCIIAMLGIGLYMVGLPRGLPFKAVLINFHKSLGLTIFLLVLMRIGVVMVSGRPPLPPMRAWQRAAASATQVLLYAAMIVMPVTGYLGSSFNTYGTRFWGLLLPKWGWDDKGLRHFWFTIHEITAWIFIALIALHVAGALKHQLIDRDGLLRRMLP, via the coding sequence ATGAACGCGACACGCTCGACCGATATCGCGCGCAGCGGCAGAGAGAGGCCCGAGCGCTTCCCGACGGCGCTGATCGTGCTGCATTGGCTGATCGCGGTCTGCATCATCGCGATGCTCGGCATCGGCCTCTATATGGTCGGACTGCCGCGCGGCCTGCCGTTCAAGGCCGTGTTGATCAACTTTCACAAGTCGCTTGGCTTGACGATTTTCCTGCTGGTGCTGATGCGCATCGGAGTTGTCATGGTATCCGGCAGGCCGCCGTTGCCGCCGATGCGAGCGTGGCAACGCGCCGCCGCGAGCGCTACGCAGGTTCTTTTATACGCTGCAATGATCGTGATGCCGGTGACGGGCTATCTGGGCTCGTCGTTCAACACCTACGGCACGCGTTTCTGGGGACTGCTGTTGCCGAAGTGGGGCTGGGATGACAAAGGCTTGCGCCATTTCTGGTTCACCATTCATGAGATCACCGCATGGATCTTCATTGCGTTGATTGCGTTGCACGTGGCGGGCGCGCTGAAGCATCAGTTGATCGACCGCGACGGACTGTTGCGCAGGATGTTGCCGTGA
- the pqqB gene encoding pyrroloquinoline quinone biosynthesis protein PqqB, whose protein sequence is MKVKVLGSSAGGGFPQWNCNCRNCDGVRKGTITARRRTQSSIAVSVDGIAWLLVNASPDILAQIAANPEMQPARHARDTGIAAVLLMDAQIDHVTGLLMLRENSAPMPLHATEAVWQDLSTGFPVVSILSHYCGVERHTIALDAGPFEIAALPGVRIEALPLSSKAPPYSPHRAAPQRGDNIGLLITAPGSGKRVFYAPGLGVLEPHIRDAMRSADLLLVDGTLWTSDEMIELGLSKKTAADMGHLAQTGPGGMIEVLDSLDRPNARKVLIHINNTNPILIDDGPERRALAQHGIEVAHDGMLFEL, encoded by the coding sequence ATGAAGGTCAAGGTGCTCGGTTCGTCGGCGGGCGGCGGCTTTCCGCAATGGAACTGCAACTGCCGCAATTGTGATGGTGTGCGCAAGGGCACGATCACGGCGCGGCGGCGCACGCAGTCGTCGATTGCGGTGAGCGTGGATGGCATTGCGTGGCTGCTCGTGAACGCATCGCCCGATATCCTCGCGCAGATCGCTGCGAACCCTGAAATGCAGCCCGCGCGTCACGCGCGCGACACAGGTATCGCAGCCGTGTTGCTGATGGACGCTCAGATCGATCACGTAACCGGCCTGCTGATGCTGCGCGAAAACAGCGCGCCGATGCCGCTGCATGCAACGGAGGCCGTCTGGCAAGACCTGTCGACGGGTTTTCCCGTCGTATCGATTCTGTCGCACTACTGCGGCGTCGAACGCCACACCATTGCACTCGATGCGGGTCCGTTCGAGATCGCCGCCTTGCCGGGCGTGCGCATCGAGGCGTTGCCGCTGTCGAGCAAGGCGCCGCCCTACTCGCCGCATCGCGCGGCGCCGCAGCGTGGCGACAACATCGGCCTGCTGATCACGGCGCCCGGTTCGGGCAAGCGCGTGTTCTATGCGCCCGGCCTCGGCGTGCTCGAGCCGCACATCCGCGATGCGATGCGCAGTGCCGACTTGCTGCTCGTCGACGGCACGCTGTGGACCAGCGACGAGATGATCGAACTCGGCCTGTCGAAAAAGACAGCCGCCGACATGGGCCATCTCGCGCAAACGGGTCCGGGCGGCATGATCGAAGTGCTGGATTCGCTCGATAGGCCGAATGCGCGAAAGGTGCTAATACATATCAACAACACGAACCCGATCCTGATCGACGACGGCCCCGAGCGGCGCGCGCTGGCGCAGCACGGCATCGAAGTCGCGCACGACGGGATGCTGTTCGAGCTATGA
- a CDS encoding formylmethanofuran dehydrogenase subunit A codes for MSIARLRGGRVYDPANGVDGEQRDVYIRDGRIVDAPAGGAVDRDYDAQGMIVMAGGIDLHSHIGGGKTNLSRLLLPEDHRDDAPCDASYEAVQDERGRYLRMPSCGVCTPGTLATGYRYAEMGYTAAFEPAMIASNARHAHLEMGDTPIIDHGAYVMLGNDELLLQMLAAKDDFERVRDYVGWTMNASRALGVKVVNPGGISAFKFNQRSLDVDEAHAHYGITPRDVLRTLTRALTELRVPHPLHVHASNLGVPGNIDSTIATMDAADGLPIHLTHIQFHSYGTEGPRKFSSGARAIAEAVNARPNVSIDVGQIIFGQTVTASGDTMMQFKNAPLARPHKWIVGDIECDAGCGIVPFRYREQSYVNALQWIIGLEIFLLVDDPWRVSMTTDHPNGGPFTSYPHLIRLLMDKPFRDAQIDRLHPEAKIASALPELTREFSLYDIAIITRAGPARLLGLKDRGHLAPGAAADIAVYRDDADRERMFTSPTYVFKDGELVARDGNLVSTPTGGIHFVSPDYDRSIEKTLRQYSEANLATNFAHAAISDDEICACCRGGRLLPVACLARA; via the coding sequence ATGAGCATCGCCCGACTCAGAGGCGGCCGCGTCTACGATCCCGCGAACGGCGTCGACGGCGAGCAGCGCGACGTCTATATCCGCGATGGCCGCATCGTCGATGCGCCCGCGGGCGGCGCCGTCGATCGCGACTACGACGCGCAAGGCATGATCGTGATGGCGGGCGGCATCGATCTGCACTCGCACATCGGCGGCGGCAAGACGAACCTGTCGCGGCTGCTGTTGCCCGAAGATCATCGCGACGACGCGCCGTGCGATGCATCGTACGAAGCCGTACAGGACGAACGGGGCCGCTATCTGCGCATGCCGTCGTGCGGCGTCTGCACGCCGGGCACGCTCGCCACCGGCTATCGTTACGCGGAAATGGGCTACACAGCGGCCTTCGAGCCGGCGATGATCGCGTCGAACGCGCGTCACGCGCATCTGGAAATGGGCGACACGCCGATCATCGATCATGGCGCCTACGTGATGCTCGGCAACGACGAACTGCTGCTGCAGATGCTCGCCGCGAAAGACGACTTCGAGCGCGTGCGCGACTACGTCGGCTGGACGATGAACGCGAGCCGCGCGCTCGGCGTGAAGGTGGTCAATCCTGGTGGCATCTCGGCGTTCAAGTTCAACCAGCGTTCGCTCGATGTCGACGAAGCGCACGCGCATTACGGCATCACGCCGCGCGACGTGTTGCGCACGCTCACGCGCGCGTTGACCGAGTTGCGCGTGCCGCATCCGTTGCACGTGCATGCGAGCAACCTGGGCGTGCCGGGCAATATCGACTCGACGATCGCAACGATGGACGCCGCCGATGGCCTGCCCATTCATCTCACGCACATCCAGTTTCATAGCTACGGCACGGAAGGCCCGCGCAAGTTCTCGTCGGGCGCGCGTGCGATTGCCGAGGCTGTCAACGCGCGGCCCAATGTATCGATCGACGTTGGGCAGATCATCTTCGGGCAAACCGTAACCGCTTCTGGCGACACGATGATGCAGTTCAAGAACGCACCGCTCGCGCGGCCGCACAAGTGGATCGTCGGCGATATCGAATGCGATGCGGGATGCGGCATCGTGCCGTTCCGCTATCGCGAGCAAAGCTATGTGAATGCGCTGCAATGGATCATCGGCCTCGAAATCTTCCTGCTGGTGGACGACCCGTGGCGCGTGTCGATGACGACGGATCATCCGAACGGCGGGCCGTTCACGAGCTATCCGCATCTGATTCGCCTGCTGATGGACAAGCCGTTCCGCGACGCGCAGATCGACCGGTTGCATCCGGAAGCGAAGATCGCGAGCGCGCTGCCGGAGCTGACGCGCGAGTTCTCGCTGTATGACATCGCGATCATCACGCGCGCCGGCCCGGCACGCCTGCTCGGCCTGAAGGATCGCGGCCATCTCGCGCCGGGCGCCGCCGCCGATATCGCCGTGTATCGCGACGACGCGGACCGCGAGCGGATGTTCACGTCGCCCACTTATGTGTTCAAGGACGGCGAACTGGTCGCGCGCGACGGCAACCTGGTATCGACGCCAACGGGCGGCATTCACTTCGTTTCGCCCGACTACGACAGGAGCATCGAAAAGACCTTGCGCCAGTACAGCGAAGCGAACCTGGCGACGAACTTCGCGCACGCCGCGATCAGCGACGACGAAATTTGCGCATGCTGCCGCGGCGGACGGCTGTTGCCCGTCGCGTGCCTCGCGCGAGCATGA
- a CDS encoding response regulator transcription factor, translating into MTTPAISVLLVDDHAVVREGYRRLLELSPDVRVAGEAADATQAYQRFCALQPDVVVMDLALPGASGIEAMRRMLAREPEARVLIFSVHEETLFVRRAFDAGACGYVTKASAPDVLVEAVRAVARRVRYLSADVSHALALRTMFSEGPPGRQLSAREFEVLRLLVQGFTLPVIAERLGLSQKTIANHQSAIRQKFGANNGVQLVQIAQRLGLQFSELAAPHELFGSAGSMEALGSGSPS; encoded by the coding sequence ATGACGACGCCCGCTATTTCCGTGCTTCTCGTCGACGATCATGCCGTCGTGCGCGAAGGCTACCGAAGGCTGCTCGAACTAAGCCCCGATGTGCGCGTCGCCGGCGAAGCCGCCGATGCGACGCAGGCCTATCAGCGCTTTTGCGCGTTGCAGCCGGATGTCGTCGTGATGGATCTCGCGTTGCCTGGCGCGAGCGGGATCGAAGCGATGCGGCGCATGCTCGCGAGAGAGCCGGAAGCGCGCGTGCTGATTTTCAGCGTACATGAAGAGACGCTCTTCGTGCGTCGCGCTTTCGATGCCGGCGCATGCGGCTATGTGACGAAAGCCAGCGCGCCCGATGTGCTCGTCGAAGCGGTGCGCGCGGTCGCGCGGCGCGTGCGCTATCTGAGCGCCGATGTCTCGCACGCGCTCGCGCTACGGACGATGTTCAGCGAAGGACCGCCCGGACGGCAGCTCTCCGCACGCGAGTTCGAAGTGCTGCGCCTGCTCGTGCAAGGCTTTACGCTGCCCGTGATCGCGGAAAGGCTCGGCCTGAGCCAGAAGACGATCGCGAATCATCAGTCCGCGATCCGGCAGAAGTTCGGCGCGAACAACGGCGTGCAACTCGTGCAGATCGCGCAGCGCCTCGGTTTGCAGTTCTCCGAGCTTGCCGCGCCTCACGAGCTTTTCGGTTCGGCGGGATCGATGGAAGCGCTCGGCTCTGGCAGCCCGAGCTGA
- the fhcD gene encoding formylmethanofuran--tetrahydromethanopterin N-formyltransferase encodes MQINDTLIDDTFAEAFPMKATRLVITAHTPRWARAAADSLTGFATSVIDCGCEAGIEHEIAADATPDGRPGISVLIFAVSSKELVKQIARRVGQCVLTCPTTAVYNGIDPATTRAPLSDVAPLGGSLRFFGDGWQISKMLGGVRYWRVPVMDGEFVCEESVQTVKAVGGGNLLLLARDLDSALAGAEAAVAAMHRLANVITPFPGGVVRSGSKIGSKYKGAVASTNDAFCPTLTGLSQRSELDAQTGCVLEIVIDGLTDADVGAAMTAGIEAASAAGKGVVRISAGNYGGKLGPYHFKLRELAARIVQRSKNTTDGAP; translated from the coding sequence ATGCAGATCAACGACACCCTGATCGACGACACCTTCGCAGAAGCCTTCCCGATGAAGGCGACGCGCCTCGTCATCACCGCGCACACGCCGCGCTGGGCGCGCGCGGCGGCGGATTCGCTGACGGGTTTCGCGACGTCGGTGATCGACTGCGGCTGCGAGGCGGGCATCGAGCACGAGATCGCCGCCGACGCGACGCCCGATGGACGTCCCGGCATTTCGGTGCTGATTTTCGCGGTGTCGTCGAAGGAACTGGTGAAGCAGATCGCGCGGCGCGTCGGGCAATGCGTGCTGACGTGCCCGACCACGGCCGTCTACAACGGCATCGATCCCGCGACGACGCGCGCGCCGCTGTCCGATGTCGCGCCGCTTGGCGGGTCGCTGCGTTTTTTCGGCGACGGCTGGCAGATATCAAAAATGCTCGGCGGCGTGCGCTATTGGCGTGTGCCCGTGATGGACGGCGAATTCGTCTGCGAGGAATCGGTGCAGACGGTCAAGGCCGTCGGTGGCGGCAACCTGTTGCTCCTTGCGCGCGATCTGGACAGCGCGCTCGCGGGCGCGGAAGCCGCCGTCGCCGCGATGCATCGGCTTGCGAACGTGATTACGCCGTTTCCGGGCGGTGTCGTGCGCTCGGGATCGAAGATCGGCTCGAAATACAAAGGCGCCGTCGCGTCGACCAACGACGCGTTCTGCCCGACGCTCACCGGTTTGTCGCAGCGCAGCGAACTCGACGCGCAAACCGGCTGCGTGCTGGAGATCGTGATCGACGGACTGACCGATGCGGACGTCGGCGCGGCGATGACGGCGGGCATCGAGGCGGCCTCCGCTGCGGGCAAGGGTGTGGTGCGCATTTCCGCCGGGAACTATGGCGGCAAGCTCGGGCCCTACCATTTCAAGCTGCGCGAACTGGCCGCGCGCATTGTGCAGCGCTCAAAAAACACCACGGACGGCGCGCCATGA
- the pqqE gene encoding pyrroloquinoline quinone biosynthesis protein PqqE translates to MTDLSTPAQEHAQQATRNGVGPPLWLLAELTYRCPLHCAFCYNPVDYTSHRNELSTAQWIDVLQQGRKLGAAQLGFSGGEPLMRDDLEELVAEAHRLGFYTNLITSGVGLTDARLDTLKANGLDHIQLSFQDSTQELNDFLSSTRTFDLKNRVARSIKAHGFPMVLNCVLHRYNLPHVDKIIDMALAMGAEYLELANTQYYGWAHANRAQLMPTAEQLQEAEAVVERYRKEIGNRCKIFFVVPDYFETRPKRCMNGWGSVFLGVAPDGAALPCHSARSLPGLTFPNVKDTPLEHIWYDSDAFNRFRGFEWMKEPCRSCDEKTNDLGGCRCQAYLLTLDAANADPVCDKSPHHEQVVRVVRDAAQRPATLAPNEQPVTFRNDANSKRLSADAREMTATPHTERTRS, encoded by the coding sequence ATGACCGATCTCTCGACCCCCGCACAGGAGCACGCGCAGCAAGCCACGCGCAACGGCGTGGGTCCGCCGTTATGGCTGCTGGCGGAACTCACGTATCGTTGCCCGCTGCATTGCGCGTTCTGCTACAACCCCGTCGACTACACGAGCCATCGCAACGAACTGAGCACCGCGCAATGGATCGACGTGTTGCAGCAGGGCCGCAAGCTCGGCGCGGCACAACTCGGCTTCTCCGGCGGCGAGCCGCTGATGCGCGACGATCTCGAAGAACTCGTCGCCGAAGCGCACCGCCTCGGCTTTTATACGAACCTCATCACATCGGGTGTCGGGCTAACGGATGCGCGTCTCGACACGCTGAAGGCCAACGGGCTCGACCACATTCAATTGTCGTTTCAGGACTCGACCCAGGAACTCAACGACTTCCTCAGTAGCACGCGCACTTTCGATCTGAAGAACCGCGTCGCGCGCTCGATCAAGGCGCATGGCTTTCCTATGGTGCTCAACTGCGTGCTGCATCGCTACAACCTGCCGCATGTCGACAAGATCATCGACATGGCGCTGGCAATGGGCGCCGAATATCTGGAGCTTGCGAACACGCAGTACTACGGCTGGGCGCACGCGAACCGCGCGCAACTGATGCCGACTGCCGAACAGCTGCAAGAAGCGGAAGCTGTGGTCGAACGCTACCGGAAGGAGATCGGCAACCGCTGCAAGATTTTCTTCGTCGTGCCCGACTACTTCGAAACGCGGCCCAAGCGCTGCATGAACGGCTGGGGCTCGGTGTTTCTCGGCGTCGCGCCCGATGGCGCCGCACTGCCCTGCCATTCCGCGCGCTCGCTGCCGGGCCTCACGTTTCCGAACGTGAAGGACACGCCGCTCGAGCACATCTGGTACGACAGCGACGCGTTCAACCGCTTTCGCGGCTTCGAATGGATGAAGGAGCCTTGCCGAAGCTGCGACGAAAAAACCAACGACCTCGGTGGCTGCCGGTGCCAGGCGTATCTGTTGACGCTCGACGCCGCCAATGCCGATCCCGTCTGCGACAAGTCTCCGCATCACGAGCAGGTCGTGCGCGTGGTGCGCGATGCGGCCCAACGTCCGGCAACGCTTGCGCCGAACGAACAGCCCGTCACGTTCCGCAACGACGCGAACTCGAAACGCCTCAGCGCCGACGCGCGCGAGATGACAGCGACGCCTCACACCGAGAGAACGCGATCATGA